The genomic segment CTTAGTATTCATTTTGTTATTAATCGGATTAACTTTATTATTACTTGAAATAGCTTTATTATTACAACCCGAAAACAATGTTGTTACAGTTATAGCTACTAAAACTAATGATATTCTTTTTTTCAACTAAATCACCTCATAAGTAAAATACTATAGAAGTGTTACGCCAATGTTACAAAAAACTTTATTTAAAATATTATGCAAAATTCAATCTTATTCTGTTTCACATTAAATCCAAAGTCAAGATTATGTTTTTCTAATATTTTTTTCACTATAGATAACCCTAATCCCGTACCAGAAAGTTCCTTACTTCTTGATTTTTCAAGCACATAAAATGGTGTCCATATATTTTCTAAATCTTCTTTACTACTTTCTTCTAATCCATTTTTTATAGAAAACATTGTTTTATTATCTTCTTTGACTATTTCTACTTCTACCTCATTATTATTAGTATACTTTATAGCATTTGTAATTAAATTATTTAATACAATATCAATGCCTTCCTCATCTCCATAAACAATATATTCCTCGTCTTTATTTATATTTGATATAAAATTTATGTTAGCCTCATCTATAAGTAGTTTATATTTTTTTAAAACACTACTAAACTTTCTCTTCAAACTAAAGTTAGCTTTTTTTAATTCTTTTTTTTCAAGCTTTGACAAAAACAAAAGATTTTCTACTAAACTATCCATATGGTCTATTTGCTCATTAATTATTCCCATATATGTCCCATCATCTAAACCATCCTCAATTCCCTGTCCATACGCCTTTATTAAAGCTAATGGAGTTTTAACCTCATGAGCCATATCTGAAATTAAAGTCTTTAACTTTTCATTTTGAAAATTGATTTCTTTATGTGCCTGCTCTAAGCTTTCACTCATGCTATTTATACTTATAGCAAGCTCTTCTATTTCATCATT from the Clostridium sp. CM027 genome contains:
- a CDS encoding HAMP domain-containing sensor histidine kinase: MRIKISKKFTLSIASVTIFVTIISMVINVFFIERFYMFKKTRTLDQISEQINRKKTDYIFKNIDEMEKKNDVTIVYSEASSDINNINEDLITKFSSNKIKLNKFWLTEDTLSKLNSKSINKIYDQGVTKYKVLTKFIKVDKYIFAIAMPLPYMGETIDIINKFNIYLNIFSLILIIILVGFFSKKIIKPLELIKELSKDIANLNFRKEEIKTNDEIEELAISINSMSESLEQAHKEINFQNEKLKTLISDMAHEVKTPLALIKAYGQGIEDGLDDGTYMGIINEQIDHMDSLVENLLFLSKLEKKELKKANFSLKRKFSSVLKKYKLLIDEANINFISNINKDEEYIVYGDEEGIDIVLNNLITNAIKYTNNNEVEVEIVKEDNKTMFSIKNGLEESSKEDLENIWTPFYVLEKSRSKELSGTGLGLSIVKKILEKHNLDFGFNVKQNKIEFCIIF